From a single Arachis hypogaea cultivar Tifrunner chromosome 3, arahy.Tifrunner.gnm2.J5K5, whole genome shotgun sequence genomic region:
- the LOC112790153 gene encoding FIP1[V]-like protein, with translation MEDDDEFGDLYTDVLQPFTSSSSAPQPSQPHHSSPAPAPAPPSIDLNLTAPEIPYAPSHSNSPATHRSSDLMIDGRDDVAAVPPEPVVDARVPHGGNAEITPRVSLDLNRGKELASGVDAGTKGDDLMDKDVKFDIEDDDGGDIGSEPVIPGLLADATSGSGGGDGGEDLRRVEGGLEGGGADDDWDSDSDDDLQIVLNDNSHMAMERGGMVGDDDDEDEDGGLVIVADGDPNHGGEEQDWGENATLPSDGERKDAELAKSSTGVAAPLKIGYSGHGYHPFHSQYKYVRPGAAPMPGVTTSAPGGPLGLIRPLANMAGRGRGDWRPPGVKGAAAMQKGFLAGSGLPGWGNSAAGRGFGGGLEFTLPSHKTIFDVDIESFEEKPWKYPNVDVSDFFNFGLNEDSWKDYCKQLEQLRLESTMQSKIRVYECGRTEQEYDPDLPPELAAATGIHDAHVEHANSVKSDVGQTDVVKGSGRGRPPLPTGRAIQVEGGCGERLPSIDTRPPRLRDSDAIIEIVLQGAEDDDSSTGIGAQDLQDDGDGTEPPREDFREGHVVRHEIPRLEPEYFDNFPQDYNGQKKELGGRRMPFMTSSATKIPNGDENSFCPREEPNNYCSKGQNPRPYGGNFASSHEERWTQRSVSDQSPPITPVQELATDDNQKEESAESMDGRHSALVSSPVTKDAREATVEDKDIELENAGTADGRGGLEKEETGLNTVGKMDMHTDGTAKRQVLTSEVEQPLPDEVDDWEDSKAARSSDNSKARSASSRDNRKRREGFEEEVVQDSRSSRLDGIRQQPDEHEQGHYKREQDGKHEPERNRMHKGREGSHLYKERHPSSSHLLQTNTDEFDRKKDRDNFDMDWTQRDDDLYSRRVRNEDPRKRDRAKVRENERRDKDDSAHFRKQLDNGACRVPYDKDVGSRDSRHRERDDGFKIRYEGMEDHHSKRRKDEEYLRREHIDKEEVLHGHRESSSRRRREREVVLDPRKRDDLHRTRDNLEDQYATRPKDETSLLRERDDRQRDREEWHRMKQPHEEHLPKREREEGRTSIRSGRGSEAKVWAGQVRAKDEHRVSEKEPHSREGLRHGDQLKKRDRVQDESARHKGRDDAYTRGQYSSEERRSRQERSNGRSDNQRVHDRKHKEGSRKSKEPEISDPNSLGLPKRNQENQSGPASEKGLKGSGDEEHAEHEVPAHRLPRKHREDISSDDEHQDSHRGRSKLERWTSHKERDFNISSKSSLQFKEIDKNNKDGSSEARKPVDESSKAMDIDNHLLSTEGRESVDLECKDADAKQLGDRQDRHLDTVERLKKRSERFKLPMPSEKEALAIKKLESEPLPTANSENPVESEVKQERPARKRRWMSS, from the exons ATGGAAGACGACGATGAGTTCGGAGATTTGTACACTGACGTTCTCCAACCCTTCACTTCCTCATCCTCTGCGCCCCAACCGTCACAACCACATCACTCTTCCCCTGCACCTGCACCCGCACCCCCTTCCATCGATCTCAATCTCACCGCCCCCGAGATCCCCTACGCCCCTTCCCACTCGAATTCCCCTGCAACTCATCGCTCTTCGGACCTTATGATTGATGGCCGCGATGACGTCGCTGCCGTGCCACCGGAGCCAGTCGTAGACGCTAGGGTTCCCCATGGCGGCAATGCTGAAATCACCCCAAGGGTTTCTCTGGATTTGAACCGCGGCAAGGAATTGGCATCCGGTGTGGACGCTGGGACAAAAGGCGATGATTTGATGGATAAGGATGTGAAATTCGATATCGAGGATGACGACGGCGGGGATATTGGTTCGGAGCCGGTTATTCCGGGTCTTTTAGCTGATGCTACCAGTGGCAGCGGCGGTGGAGATGGTGGTGAGGATTTGAGGAGGGTGGAAGGAGGCCTCGAGGGTGGCGGTGCTGATGATGATTGGGATAGTGACAGTGATGATGATTTGCAGATAGTGTTGAATGATAACAGCCATATGGCAATGGAGAGGGGTGGGATGGTTGGCGATGACGACGACGAAGATGAAGATGGCGGGTTGGTTATTGTGGCAGACGGTGATCCGAATCACGGAGGGGAGGAGCAAGACTGGGGCGAGAATGCCACATTGCCTTCTGATGGCGAGAGGAAAGACGCCGAGTTGGCCAAATCCAGCACTGGAGTGGCTGCGCCACTCAAAATTGGATATAGCGGTCATGGTTATCATCCATTCCATTCACAGTATAAG TATGTCAGGCCTGGTGCAGCACCAATGCCCGGAGTTACCACTTCTGCTCCTGGAGGGCCCCTTGGTCTGATTCGTCCGCTTGCTAACATGGCTGGTCGTGGCAGGGGGGATTGGAGACCCCCTGGTGTAAAAGGGGCTGCTGCAATGCAAAAGGGTTTTCTTGCAGGTTCTGGATTACCAGGTTGGGGCAACAGTGCAGCAGGGCGGGGTTTTGGTGGTGGCCTAGAATTCACACTTCCTTCCCACAA GACTATATTTGATGTTGACATTGAGAGCTTTGAGGAGAAACCATGGAAATATCCGAATGTTGATGTGTCAGATTTTTTCAACTTTGGGTTGAATGAAGATAGCTGGAAAGATTATTGCAAACAGCTG GAACAACTACGCCTAGAGTCTACAATGCAAAGCAAGATTCGTGTTTATGAATGTGGTAGAACAGAGCAG GAATATGATCCCGATTTGCCCCCAGAGTTGGCTGCAGCTACTGGTATACATGATGCTCATGTTGAACATGCAAATTCTGTTAAGTCAGATGTTGGACAAACTGATGTTGTTAAAGGTTCTGGACGTGGTCGACCGCCACTA CCAACTGGTAGAGCAATTCAGGTGGAAGGTGGCTGTGGTGAACGTCTTCCTTCAATTGATACCCGTCCTCCTCGGCTCCGTGATTCAGATGCAATCATTGAG ATTGTTTTACAGGGTGCAGAAGATGATGATTCCTCTACTGGCATTGGTGCACAAGATCTACAAGATGATGGAGATGGCACAGAACCCCCAAGAGAGGATTTCAGAGAAGGCCATGTAGTTAGACATGAAATTCCAAGGTTGGAGCCTGAGTACTTTGATAATTTTCCACAGGATTATAATGGTCAAAAGAAAGAGCTTGGAGGAAGAAGGATGCCATTCATGACTTCCAGTGCCACTAAAATACCCAATGGGGATGAAAATTCATTCTGCCCACGTGAAGAGCCAAACAATTATTGTTCTAAGGGCCAAAATCCCAGGCCCTATGGTGGCAATTTTGCCTCCTCACATGAGGAAAG GTGGACGCAAAGAAGTGTGAGTGACCAGTCCCCCCCTATTACCCCTGTTCAAGAATTGGCAACTGATGACAATCAAAAAGAAGAGTCAGCTGAAAGCATGGATGGGAGACATAGTGCACTTGTATCATCTCCTGTCACTAAGGATGCACGGGAGGCCACTGTGGAGGATAAAGATATTGAACTTGAGAATGCTGGGACAGCTGATGGCCGTGGTGGACTGGAAAAGGAGGAAACTGGTTTAAATACAGTAGGTAAAATGGATATGCACACGGATGGGACGGCTAAGAGACAAGTATTAACATCTGAGGTTGAGCAACCTTTGCCTGACGAAGTTGACGATTGGGAGGACTCAAAAGCTGCCAGAAGCAGTGATAACAGCAAAGCAAGATCAGCAAGCAGCAGGGATAACCGAAAGCGGCGTGAAGGCTTTGAGGAAGAAGTAGTTCAAGATTCACGATCATCACGTCTGGATGGCATCCGACAGCAGCCTGATGAACATGAGCAGGGACACTACAAGAGAGAGCAGGATGGAAAGCATGAACCTGAAAGAAATCGCATGCATAAAGGTAGAGAGGGATCACACCTTTACAAGGAACGTCATCCTAGTTCTTCTCATCTATTGCAGACAAATACTGATGAATTTGACAGGAAAAAAGATAGGGACAATTTTGACATGGATTGGACACAAAGAGATGATGATCTCTATAGCAGAAGGGTTAGAAATGAAGATCCTAGGAAGAGGGATAGGGCTAAGGTTCGAGAAAATGAGAGAAGGGACAAAGATGATAGTGCTCATTTTAGAAAACAGTTAGATAATGGTGCTTGCAGGGTTCCTTATGATAAGGATGTTGGGTCAAGAGACTCAAGACACAGAGAAAGAGATGACGGCTTTAAGATTAGGTATGAAGGCATGGAGGATCACCATAGCAAGAGGAGGAAGGATGAAGAATATCTTAGGAGGGAGCATATTGACAAGGAAGAAGTTTTGCATGGCCACAGAGAAAGTTCCAGTCGGCGAAGGCGAGAAAGAGAAGTGGTGTTAGATCCTAGAAAGAGAGATGATCTACACAGAACTAGAGATAACCTTGAAGATCAATATGCTACCAGGCCGAAAGATGAGACTTCGCTACTTAGGGAGAGGGATGATAGGCAGAGAGATAGGGAGGAGTGGCATCGGATGAAACAGCCACATGAAGAACACCTACCCAAGCGTGAAAGAGAAGAAGGACGAACTTCTATAAGAAGTGGACGAGGATCTGAAGCTAAAGTGTGGGCTGGCCAGGTTAGAGCTAAGGATGAACATAGAGTTTCTGAAAAAGAACCCCATTCTAGAGAAGGATTGCGGCATGGTGACCAACTGAAGAAGAGGGATCGAGTTCAGGATGAAAGTGCCCGTCATAAGGGGCGTGATGATGCTTACACTCGTGGTCAATATAGTAGTGAGGAAAGGCGATCTAGGCAGGAAAGATCTAATGGTCGCAGTGATAACCAGAGAGTTCATGATAGAAAGCATAAAGAGGGATCACGCAAAAGCAAAGAACCTGAAATTAGCGATCCTAATAGTTTAGGCTTGCCCAAGAGAAATCAGGAAAATCAAAGTGGTCCAGCCAGCGAGAAG GGCTTGAAAGGCTCTGGTGATGAAGAACATGCTGAGCATGAAGTTCCAGCGCATCGCCTGCCCAGAAAGCACCGGGAAGACATTTCCTCagatgatgaacatcaagattcTCATAGAGGACGTTCTAAATTGGAGCGGTGGACAAGCCATAAGGAAAGAGATTTCAACATTAGCAGCAAATCCTCTTTGCAGTTCAAAGAGATTGATAAGAATAATAAAGATGGGTCCTCTGAAGCTAGAAAACCTGTGGATGAATCTTCTAAAGCAATGGATATTGACAACCATCTCTTGTCCACTGAAGGGAGGGAATCTGTAGACTTGGAGTGTAAGGATGCTGATGCAAAACAATTGGGGGACAGACAGGATCGACACCTTGACACAGTTGAGAGGTTGAAGAAGCGAAGTGAGAGGTTCAAGCTTCCAATGCCAAGCGAAAAAGAGGCCCTGGCTATCAAGAAGCTAGAGAGTGAACCACTGCCTACTGCCAACAGTGAAAACCCAGTTGAGTCCGAGGTCAAACAAGAGCGACCTGCCCGAAAAAGGAGGTGGATGAGCAGCTAG